A genomic window from Parvularcula sp. LCG005 includes:
- a CDS encoding YHS domain-containing (seleno)protein, whose amino-acid sequence MIHKTLLAFIAALFITAPAAAMAAKPPIYTGVLSNVALGEYDAVSFFDGAPKKGSASFKSTWNGADWYFVSAANKARFDADPQAFAPQYGGYCAWAVGQGYLAKGDPRYSTIVAGKLYLNFNDDVLSKWKDDIPGNIRAADANWPDVLDR is encoded by the coding sequence ATGATCCACAAAACACTTCTCGCCTTCATCGCTGCGCTGTTTATCACGGCACCTGCCGCCGCAATGGCCGCGAAGCCCCCGATCTATACGGGCGTGCTGTCGAACGTTGCATTGGGTGAGTATGATGCCGTGTCCTTCTTTGACGGCGCGCCGAAAAAGGGTTCCGCAAGTTTCAAGAGCACGTGGAACGGTGCAGACTGGTATTTCGTGTCGGCGGCCAACAAGGCCCGCTTTGACGCAGACCCCCAAGCCTTTGCACCCCAATATGGCGGATACTGTGCCTGGGCCGTGGGGCAGGGCTATTTGGCCAAAGGCGACCCGCGTTACTCCACCATTGTTGCGGGCAAGCTCTATCTGAACTTCAATGACGATGTGCTGTCAAAGTGGAAGGACGATATTCCGGGCAATATCCGCGCAGCGGACGCGAACTGGCCGGACGTTCTGGACAGGTAA
- a CDS encoding acyltransferase family protein, protein MTSPVQSTTQPVRRLGYRPDIDGLRALAVGAVVLFHLGLTSFSGGFIGVDIFFVISGFLITRLIRDAVVEERFSFGSFYIKRSRRLFPAMVVTVAVTLLLGVLLYAPTDLERVGGSSLSALFSVSNIFFWTEKGYFDAASALKPLLHTWSLGVEEQFYFIWPAIFVFLLTHFRQRVVIGLVLAGSLVSLGLNEVFADKGSALFFLLPFRVFEFGIGALLVWVCDTRPLANWLKEIILAVGLLLMGYALFAFDEFTKWPMTNALVPCIGAAMAIYAGQARYVGKIINNPVMVRIGQISYSLYLVHWPVVVFWPYAFGGDLIGPAEQVGLGLLMLVLAELMYRFVETPFRHPRADGVKKPLSAPAFGLVCVAFAAPLIFISASIWANQGWPWRLSPEARQVFVEAQPQPDPTTLGQTENPTFRILLVGDSHAGHYLTLLSDFALYHDTEIVNVGASCAPLPGATIVGSRGVEGYCQTYGEQIEAIAPDFDAVVLASRWANYTETRFTDRERAFLHTRRYAAWPGQTAEEFQTVENARAVFDASLTRWIESLTAQGIPVLIMGQVPEHGDDFWRCETRIRWGNSKPCTPYYTAMQSLDRLAHAQALFKSLSTRPLVTFADMAPIFCPPGEAYCRARMDGQMVYRDNNHLTHEGARLLARRIKPALDAFYSDYAAEDR, encoded by the coding sequence ATGACATCGCCTGTACAGTCGACCACCCAGCCCGTTCGCCGCCTTGGCTATCGCCCCGACATTGACGGGCTGCGCGCTCTCGCTGTCGGCGCGGTTGTGCTTTTTCACCTTGGGCTGACCAGTTTCAGCGGCGGGTTTATCGGTGTCGATATTTTCTTCGTCATCAGTGGATTCCTGATCACGCGACTGATCCGTGATGCCGTTGTCGAGGAGCGCTTCAGCTTCGGCAGTTTCTATATCAAACGCTCGCGGCGGCTGTTCCCGGCCATGGTGGTGACGGTGGCCGTCACGCTCCTGCTCGGCGTGCTGCTTTATGCGCCCACGGACCTTGAACGTGTGGGCGGATCATCCTTGTCCGCGCTGTTTTCCGTCTCGAACATCTTCTTCTGGACCGAGAAGGGTTATTTCGATGCCGCCTCGGCGCTCAAGCCCCTTCTGCACACCTGGTCTCTTGGCGTTGAAGAGCAGTTCTATTTCATCTGGCCCGCCATCTTCGTTTTCCTGCTGACGCATTTTCGCCAGCGAGTCGTCATTGGCCTTGTTCTGGCAGGTAGCCTTGTCAGCCTGGGCCTGAACGAGGTTTTCGCGGATAAGGGGTCGGCGCTCTTCTTTCTGCTGCCCTTCCGCGTCTTTGAATTTGGCATCGGCGCGCTTCTGGTCTGGGTCTGCGATACCCGCCCGCTTGCGAATTGGCTGAAGGAAATCATCCTGGCTGTCGGCCTCCTGCTGATGGGCTATGCCCTGTTCGCCTTTGATGAATTCACGAAATGGCCAATGACCAACGCGCTCGTGCCCTGCATCGGTGCAGCCATGGCGATCTATGCTGGTCAGGCCCGCTATGTGGGCAAGATCATCAATAACCCCGTCATGGTTCGTATCGGGCAGATCAGCTATTCCCTGTACCTCGTTCACTGGCCCGTCGTGGTCTTCTGGCCCTATGCGTTCGGCGGAGATTTGATCGGCCCTGCCGAACAGGTGGGTCTGGGTCTTCTCATGCTAGTGCTGGCCGAGCTGATGTATCGCTTCGTGGAGACGCCGTTCCGTCATCCGCGTGCGGACGGCGTAAAAAAGCCGCTCAGTGCGCCCGCCTTTGGCCTGGTCTGTGTTGCCTTTGCGGCACCCCTCATCTTCATCTCAGCGTCCATCTGGGCCAATCAGGGATGGCCGTGGCGCCTGTCACCCGAAGCCCGTCAGGTCTTCGTCGAAGCTCAACCGCAACCTGATCCGACAACGCTGGGCCAAACGGAAAACCCGACCTTCCGTATTCTGTTGGTGGGCGACAGCCATGCGGGTCATTACCTTACGCTGCTCTCCGATTTTGCGCTCTATCACGACACTGAAATCGTCAATGTCGGCGCCAGCTGTGCCCCGCTGCCGGGCGCCACGATTGTCGGCTCGCGCGGGGTTGAGGGCTATTGCCAGACCTATGGCGAGCAGATTGAAGCCATCGCGCCTGATTTTGATGCCGTGGTTCTTGCATCGCGGTGGGCCAACTATACAGAAACCCGCTTCACGGATCGGGAACGCGCCTTCCTGCACACCCGTCGCTATGCGGCGTGGCCGGGCCAGACGGCCGAGGAGTTCCAGACCGTCGAGAATGCGCGCGCTGTTTTTGACGCCTCCCTCACCCGCTGGATCGAGAGCCTGACGGCGCAAGGTATCCCTGTTCTGATCATGGGTCAGGTGCCGGAGCATGGCGATGATTTCTGGCGCTGTGAGACCCGCATCCGGTGGGGCAATTCCAAGCCGTGCACCCCATATTATACGGCAATGCAGTCTCTGGATCGGCTGGCCCATGCACAGGCGCTGTTCAAATCCCTGTCGACCCGGCCGCTCGTCACCTTCGCCGACATGGCACCGATCTTCTGTCCACCGGGCGAAGCCTATTGCCGCGCGCGTATGGACGGCCAGATGGTCTATCGCGACAATAACCATTTGACCCATGAAGGGGCACGGCTGCTTGCGCGGCGGATCAAGCCAGCGCTCGACGCCTTTTATTCGGATTACGCAGCGGAAGATCGGTGA
- a CDS encoding MerR family transcriptional regulator produces the protein MAQKASDAFRTISEAAEELDLPQHVLRHWEETFGAIRPMRRAGGRRYYRVQDLELICGVKALLHGERYTTKGVQKIFKDQGAGFVSDIGRHVRSGMTPEDAVSAVNQPPGSSTDEVTISTEQLRSILTQLHDVRAEVVRLRSE, from the coding sequence ATGGCCCAGAAAGCTTCAGACGCCTTTCGGACCATTTCTGAGGCCGCAGAAGAACTCGACCTGCCTCAACATGTGCTGCGTCATTGGGAAGAAACCTTTGGCGCGATCCGTCCGATGCGGCGGGCTGGCGGGCGACGTTATTATCGTGTGCAGGACCTGGAATTGATCTGCGGCGTCAAAGCGCTCCTGCACGGAGAGCGATACACGACCAAAGGCGTCCAGAAGATTTTCAAGGACCAAGGGGCAGGCTTTGTCTCTGATATCGGGCGCCACGTCAGGAGCGGCATGACGCCCGAAGACGCCGTCAGCGCCGTCAATCAGCCACCCGGTTCCAGCACCGACGAGGTGACGATCTCCACCGAGCAGTTACGCTCCATTCTGACCCAGCTTCATGACGTTCGCGCAGAAGTGGTCAGGCTTCGTTCAGAATAA
- a CDS encoding integration host factor subunit alpha, producing METHMAKTRTRADLTDAVYQAVGLSRHESGQLVESVLNTIAQRLEQGETVKLSSFGTFQVRSKNERIGRNPKTGEEVAITPRRVLTFRASHVLKERINESMRGNTASAS from the coding sequence ATGGAGACGCACATGGCAAAGACAAGAACACGAGCCGACCTGACCGACGCTGTCTATCAGGCTGTGGGACTGTCCCGCCATGAATCAGGGCAGCTGGTGGAAAGCGTCCTGAACACGATCGCCCAGCGTCTCGAACAGGGTGAAACGGTCAAGCTGAGTTCGTTCGGCACTTTTCAGGTCCGCTCCAAGAACGAGCGGATTGGCCGTAATCCGAAGACCGGTGAAGAAGTCGCCATTACGCCCCGCCGCGTGTTGACCTTTCGTGCGTCCCATGTGCTCAAGGAACGGATCAACGAGAGCATGCGCGGGAATACTGCATCGGCCAGCTAA